One Onychostoma macrolepis isolate SWU-2019 chromosome 10, ASM1243209v1, whole genome shotgun sequence genomic region harbors:
- the LOC131548556 gene encoding long-chain fatty acid transport protein 6: MSWAISTLAVGIATLLLVQRKFYPHFWEDLMYYARVRRVGSAMKARMKRGVVTYLQCFELQARNTPEKPFIVFEEQILSYRDADARSNRFASVLRAHCGLKHGDTVALLMNNEADFICVWFGLCKLGCEVAFLNFNIKSQSLQHCVRSCGAKALVIGSDLVRCVDEVLPALMDAGVQVWVTAERATHQSIGTLLDKLESASPEKPLSDGPQPNLLSTFLFIFTSGTTGLPKAARISHIKAVMCMAFLRLCGARACDRVYVTLPLYHMSASLLGIGGCIELGATCVLKRKFSASQFWRDCVKYDVTVLQYIGELCRYLVNQPETAEEVTHKVRLAAGSGLRADVWKEFLRRFGKIQIREAYGLTEASIGFVNYTDEIGPIGRASYFNKLNLPFEFLKCDPQTFEPIRTDTGRCIKVSKGEAGLLVAPVTFTNPFLGYAGDKAMSEKKLLRDVFKTGDVYFNTGDLMLQDHRDFVYFKDRVGDTFRWKGENVSTTEVSEVLGCLDFLLDVSVYGVTVPGYEGRAGMAAVVLKDGHGLDGERLYGHLLLTLPPYAWPWFLRVQSRLDVTDTFKQQKGRLVQQGFSPETVQQPLFFLDAAQKTYSPLTAQLYHDILSGRIRL, translated from the exons ATGAGCTGGGCCATCAGCACTCTGGCCGTGGGGATAGCCACTCTTCTGCTCGTTCAGAGGAAGTTTTACCCTCACTTTTGGGAGGATCTGATGTATTACGCGAGAGTTCGGCGCGTGGGGAGCGCGATGAAGGCGAGGATGAAGCGCGGAGTTGTCACATATCTGCAGTGCTTTGAGCTGCAAGCCAGAAACACCCCGGAGAAGCCCTTCATTGTGTTCGAGGAGCAGATCCTCTCGTACAGAGACGCGGACGCGCGCAGCAACAGATTCGCGAGCGTGCTGAGAGCGCACTGCGGTCTGAAACACGGAGATACTGTGGCGCTGCTGATGAACAACGAGGCGGACTTCATCTGCGTCTGGTTCGGGCTCTGCAAACTGGGCTGCGAGGTCGCGTTTCTCAACTTTAACATCAAATCTCAGTCGCTGCAGCACTGTGTGCGCAGCTGCGGGGCGAAAGCGCTCGTCATTGGCTCAG ATCTGGTCAGGTGTGTGGACGAGGTGCTGCCGGCGCTGATGGACGCTGGGGTGCAGGTGTGGGTGACAGCGGAGAGAGCCACGCACCAGAGCATCGGGACGCTGCTGGACAAACTGGAATCTGCCTCTCCAGAGAAGCCCCTGAGCGACGGCCCTCAGCCCAACCTCCTGTCCACCTTCCTCTTCATCTTCACGTCTGGCACCACAG GGCTGCCGAAGGCTGCTCGGATCAGTCACATCAAAGCGGTGATGTGCATGGCTTTCCTGCGTTTGTGTGGCGCTCGTGCCTGTGACCGAGTCTATGTGACGCTGCCGCTCTACCACATGTCTGCGTCGCTGCTCGGCATCGGCGGCTGCATCGAGCTCG GGGCGACGTGTGTTTTGAAGAGGAAGTTCTCTGCCAGCCAGTTCTGGAGGGACTGTGTGAAGTATGATGTGACTGTGCTTCAGTACATCGGAGAGCTCTGTCGATATCTGGTCAATCAGCCAGAG ACTGCAGAGGAAGTGACTCATAAAGTTCGCCTCGCCGCAGGAAGCGGTCTCAGAGCTGATGTTTGGAAGGAGTTTCTCAGACGTTTTGGAAAAATCCAAATTCGTGAAGCTTATGGTTTAACGGAGGCCAGTATTGGCTTCGTTAATTACACTGATGAAATTGGACCAATTGGGCGTGCCAGTTATTTTAACAAG CTCAATTTGCCGTTtgagtttttaaaatgtgatcCACAAACGTTTGAGCCCATACGGACAGACACGGGACGCTGCATTAAAGTGAGTAAAG GGGAAGCAGGGTTACTGGTGGCTCCAGTGACATTCACCAACCCTTTCCTGGGATACGCGGGCGATAAAGCCATGTCTGAGAAGAAGCTGCTGAGGGACGTCTTTAAGACGGGAGATGTGTACTTCAACACAGGAGACCTGATGCTTCAGGACCACAGAGACTTCGTCTACTTCAAAGACCGGGTCGGAGACACATTCAG GTGGAAAGGAGAGAACGTGTCCACCACGGAGGTGTCTGAAGTGCTGGGCTGCCTGGACTTTCTGCTGGACGTCAGCGTGTACGGCGTTACTGTACCAG GGTACGAGGGTCGAGCAGGAATGGCCGCTGTTGTGCTGAAGGACGGTCATGGGCTGGACGGAGAGAGACTCTACGGTCATCTGCTGCTCACTCTTCCTCCGTACGCATGGCCCTGGTTTCTGAGAGTGCAG TCTCGGTTAGACGTGACGGACACGTTCAAGCAGCAGAAGGGCCGGCTGGTGCAGCAGGGCTTCAGTCCGGAGACGGTCCAGCAGCCGCTCTTCTTCCTGGACGCTGCGCAGAAAACCTACTCTCCCCTCACTGCGCAGCTGTACCACGACATCCTATCAGGCAGGATCAGACTCTAG